DNA from Kryptolebias marmoratus isolate JLee-2015 linkage group LG8, ASM164957v2, whole genome shotgun sequence:
GCAAGGCTAATCATGTGGAGTGTGGGCAGATTCAGTGTTTGCAGATTATGTGTTGTTCATAACGTCTCTCATCAGAAAGGTTAGTGTGTGAGACATAACCACGAGGTAACAACAAAGACACCATATGATATAAAGCAAATACgccaaaaacatttgtttttagttgcttAAAGATACCAGAAATCAATAATGGGCAATCTGCGACTTATATTCAGTTTAGAAACAACTAAGATTTCTGCAGACACCACAGTCAAACAGAGCACATCTGCACTGTTATTTGACTGAGCAGCTTTAAATGGGTTAGAAAGATCTCTGTCAACATTGACTTGAACAGTCTGAAGATTAAACTGACTGTTTCGAGTAAATAACACAACTAACAATTAGGGGCTAAAGAACAGGAACTCCTAAAAGAACGTGTAGATAAACTGTGTATCCTAATGAGTATCAGCTTTTCCTCTCTGTTATTAGATGTAAAGTCCCCTGTGGTACTGCCTGTCCCAAAGGTAGTTTTAATCAGCATCAACACGAGACTGCAGGCTTTAGGAAACCAGTAATTGCTGATATCAATTACAACAACAGATTAAACTATTTAGAGCTGAAAATGCTCCTTCTGGTTTGTACATACCAAATACCCTGAGTCAAAACTATTTGtcatgcttttttgtttctgatagttggagcttttttttaaagagattaacatgaaaaaaatacaaagaactgTTCCATCAATTCTCCATATTGCTGCTGAAATCCACCCAGTCTCTCAGTATTTCCCCCTACAATAAAAGACTTCCGGCAGGTTGGCTACTGGCACAGTAGAGGCATTGTTTGTTACCCGTGTCTTTTACACTGTAGCCTTGATTAATCCCCATTGTCCAGTCAAGCCTCATTAATCTGGATAACTGATATGAATGAAGAGGGACTGAgccttcctcttctccctccCACCGCTATTGGGCTTTCTCCCCCGGAAAGGAAGTGACCTGCTTGTCAGAACAGGAATCAGGCCATGGCTACACAGCAGGAcagcacaatgttttttttattttttatgtgtgcCTTCTGCACATGTTCACACACGTACGCTTGCCTGTGCAGAGTTCACTTTTTGTCCACTTCTCTTGCGGATGTATTGGTCAACAAAGACCTCAGCCTGCAGGCAGGTAAGTGTCTCTTTACTATGACAGTAAAAAGTTATCATTAAAACACACTAAGGGTTGAAtcaaaaagatgtgaaaaacaaCGTCAGAGCAGAATAAGCAGGCCATCAGAAAAAGTGGGACTCAGAGGGATACGATCCAGCACCCTCCTCAGTTCAAGCACccaataaaaaatgtcaaaagccaaaaactttaaaatggtatttaatttattttaacaatttcttTAGCTCCGTCAAATTATCTCACATCCACTAAAAGTGAATGAGCATCTCTTTTAGTACCCCACCCCTTCTCTCTGTACTCCACACCTCCTCTTACCCCCTTCCTATGAAAGTCTGTTTACCGCCCACTATAAATACACCTATTCTGCCATCCTCTCCTCCACTTTTACAAAGAGATCATCATTAGTTTAGGATTACTTCTATTAACCAAGCTCAGTTTCAGGACGACCCCATCTTAGTGTTTTAGAACTAGAATGTCCTCACGTTCAGTTACTCTGCTATTTCTCCTTCTGCTTGCGGGGCCTAGCGCTACATTAGCCAGTCCTGGTAGAGGTAGGACGGGGCTGGAGGGCCACATAAGGACAGAGGGTAGGGTTCGATCTGGACTCAAGAACAAGGGTGGAGACAAGGCAAGTCCTGACAGCAGAAGAGAAACTCAAATCGGAGATACTCGTGCGTTTCCACCTGGAGTTACAGCAGAAGAAGACGGTGAAGCGTGGAGGGAAGTGGGTACCTCGTCTAACTTCAGGTCCACGTTTTCATTCAGCGATGGTCGACAATGGGAACCCCGCATCTCTTCTCGCTGTGTGCCCATCCCGTTGGGCATGGCCTTGTGTCAAAACATAGGCTACGACACCATGAGGATGCCAAACCTGCTGGGCCACGAGTCTTCGGCCGAAGCTGTGCAACAGAGCACCAGCTGGTTGCCACTACTTGCCAGAGAGTGTCATCCTGACGCCCGAATATTCCTCTGCTCCCTATTTGCACCCATCTGCCTTGACCGGTATGTTTACAAAGTCAAACCATTTAATTAtactggtttttttttgttttttgtttttacaaactgtgGCTTTCACAACCAAGCAGGGACagaaaaagtttagttttttaaatacaaagcaAAATTTCAAACTGTTAGATTATTTGTTATGTTAAATAGGGGTGGGGTCTTCAGAAGAAAACACCTTTTGACACTAAATTGGtgctagtttcattaaaaaggcTCTGGTTTCACACAGAGAATGCAGATTATCACAGAACCAccagttttccttttgttgcATCAGCACCAATTAGTtggggaaataaacaaaacaaaaccatcaagATCACAATGATGTATTTTTCCGCCAATCTGTACTTATTTAAGTACTTTAATCTCATCATTGCTGGTATATTTCtctttgtgaattttttttttgacaggttTATTTCACCCTGCAGAAGTTTGTGTGAATCTGTGCGGGACAGCTGTGCACCAATCATGAGTTGCTACGGCTATCCCTGGCCTGAAATCCTCCGGTGTGACCAGTATCCAGCAGATCATCTTGTGTGCATCTCCTCCGTCACCAACATCACAGTTCACCCAGGGGTACGCAGAGGTGAGAATCTACAGACCTATAATTAAGCCGAGTTCATTAAATCGGTCAGTTAATTAGCGGTGTAACTCTTTCAGTGCCTCAGGCAAGCTGCCGGGACTGTGAGCTGGAGGAGGGCTCTTCCTCAAAGGACACACTGGAGACCTTTTGTAGGAGTGATTTTGGTGAGTATAAGCTAACTCCACCGCACACCTACTTTTGTTTGTACTAACTAAAATTAGCTGGTCAATAAACAGACCTTActaaaagcttttgtttatctgctgtCTTTCCAGTAGTGAAACTGCGTCTGATAAGGCTCAAATACAGTCCCGTAAGTCTTTCTCAGTTCTCGCTAGCCACTAAACTGGACGTTCTAAAGTATGGGCCCCTGTTCGGGGCGCAGGTTCGTTCCCGCATTGAGCTGTGGCTGGAGAGGGACGCGACCTGTGTACAGAACATGATCCGACGACATCCACGGGGCGGCACCTTCCTGGTGACGGGCACGGTGCACGGGGAGCACCTGGTGGTCAACAAGGCTTACGCTTGGCAAAGACGAGACAAGAACCTAATGGCGGCTGCACGCAAATGGAAAACTCACAGATGCAGGAACTAATGGGGCTGTTGTTTTAGTCAATTCCAACTCAACTGGGAGACAAACTATGGTTAGGAAGTAGCTTTTAGAAGTTTGCCATAAACCTATAACTGTAAATACTActggttctttttattttaatgatttaaaagagCAAATTATGAAGAACATATTAGGGTTGcaaaaaacacatcagctgtCAACAAATGGTCACATGGAAGTGAAGCTAAAgataacaaaaatgttaataaatgtaCATACTGTAATTTTATACTTTGACTCAATATTGTTTGTGTACACATTTGTTTGCAGCAatgctttatctttttttcataaagtgAACATGCAAATTATGTTTCTAAAAGGCTCTTATAGATTTCACTTATTCTAACCTCGTTTTAAATTTAGAAGACAAATGAATAACATATTCAAAGTTCACTTTCAGATAAAATTTAAAGGTTAACATCAAGATCATCTCTGAAACCTAAAAGTTGGGTTGGGCATAGCTTTGCTCATAAAGATTCAAGAAAAAACTTGTATTATTAACCACAATGACTGAATAAGTGATTAGTTCAATTACCCTCTCCATATTCTTTTGAACTCCATTGCTgcttttttgtgaaatttatttttttttccctttaaaacaaatcctgaaGTGTGTGTTGCTGGTTTCTGAGACAACCCTTCTCTACTCCTGAATGTCTTTATATATAACTCTGGTacttttaatgaacaatgctcTCTCACCTCCTTGTGAAATTTGAACTTTGCAGAGCGGGACTGCATCTGTTTTTCCCCCTGTCTAAAATATTTACACACCAGGTGGTAAGACTGCATCGTTCTACAACCTGAGCTCTTTGTTTATAACACCTGTGTAGTAGCTAATGTGGTTTATTTCTGTGCTGAACACAACTCACACAGACCAGTCATAAACATAAAATGCCTCAGTATCTACATAGTTTTGAGATCAGAATATCATCCTTCAATTATAGTCCTGTATTCACTCAACACAGCTTAGAAGCACATATTTCAGCATGCTTACCAAACAGCAAAGGTTTCAGGCTGAGTGTCTTCATCTCATGTGTTCTCTCTGGGACAATGGACACCTGTTGAATGTGTCCAACCTGCAGGAGTACAGAAAGCAGTATAAATATATGCTGGCCTTGAGCCTGTTTAGTAATGAACTGGTagttttgcatcattttttagCTTTGATCTGACTGAATATTTTTATGCTTGTGTGCCATGTTGGATTGCTTAATTTCCATGTCATTTCGACTGTAATGTGGTTTGGGCTTGgacagtgtgtatgtgtgagagtgtgtgccTTTCTCTTACCCGTATCCCCTCAATGCGATGTAGACTGAAACTCTGGCTGTAGTCCTCCTCGTCGTGCAGCTTTCCTGCCGATGGAGGAGCAGGTTGGGGCAAACGACTTCTGCTGTCACGGACTGGAGCAGAGGCATCCCCGTCCGCACTCACTAAATCCCCGGGGCCGTTGTTGTAGTGCACGTACAGCAGCAGGGCGATGACATTCAGGATGTACACATGGAAGAAGACCATGACCACAACGAAATAGGCCCGTGAGCACACGTTGCTTCTCTGGATGTGCATCCGAGTGGACCGAAAAGGAGCATTGTAACGGGATGATATTAAATTTTTGCTCAGGATGgattcctcttcctcctgctctaAGAATTCCTCCTgaatttcttccattttctgcACTACACAATTATAAGCCAATCTGAAAGACAATAAGAGTCAATTAGGTTTATTTCCGTCAACGTTAGTTGGTGGAGCTACATTAGCAAACCTTAGCTGTCAAGCTAACTAAAGCAAACCCCACTGCAAACCTCTGGCTATTTCGGGAAAAAGCGATGCTGACGTCTCAGCTTAAAGAAACGGTGCAGCTTcgagcaaataaaaaatgtgcctCTTGTCGTTTTTATTAATAGATACAAGTGCCATCGTTAGTAAAGTTAATCCTTGTTAGCTAACTGTCTGATATGCTGCCCCTGACAACCTGCCTAACAACAGGACAGAGTAGAGGCTGCGCACCATCCTCAGCCCTGCTTGCAAAGCGGCTAGCCGAGTGGGCGGAGTTTGCCGTTCATTTCCAGCGGTGTATGAACTGAATGCCCCGTCATCAGTTCTAGCCGAGTACCATCCCGGCTGATTAAAAAGGAACGCACCCTTTAACTAACCTATCAAAAGCCGTCGTTCATGTGCTGCTCTAAATTGTTAGCGCCCTCTACCGATCGGCGTccgaacaacaacaacaatgacaaGCATATTcttgcaaatattttttaacttaattttagccttaaaaaaaaaaaagaattgctaACTGTGCTTCTACATACTTAGGTTACTTATTTAATACAAACTGGCAAAGAAACTCAGAGAAGCAATGTTCATTAAATAACAGCTCAGAAATCAGGGACCAGTcaattttattattagtttaaaatgttaaaaatcgcCACACATTGTTCTGTCACGGTCAGGTACAAGACCCGTACGGAAAATAAGTGGAAAAGGTggccaaagtaaaaataaataaatagataaacagAGGttgaaaaactttattttttattttcaaactatATCATATGAACTACTTTGTAATCTATTTCTTGTCCaccagtgtttttcttttgcttttacagCCTTCTTCATTTTGATTGTACTTCctccaagttttaaaaaatggctgccTTAAAGAGTTTTACAGTTTGCCGGCCTCGCAGCTCTCTTGTCCATTTTCCTGTCAGACAGCCTTAAAAAACAGCTTGTTGGGGTCAGCAGGGacttgtgtgtgtatttgttttagaCATAATAAGTTCAAATATATTaactaatgtgttttttttaccctatGATCTCTTTTAATTTGTGATAATGGcaggcataaaaaaagaaaatggttttcactttggtgtctttgtttttgtttatgttgtcaTATCAGAATGAGGAAATGGCATCCCTGCCTAGAACCACCACAGATACAGGTTTTGGGACTTTGACAGGTTTGTCTTCCTGccaacaggtttttaaaaacacaacagagagTCCAcggatgagaaaaaaaaacattaccagATGAACAGTGGGTATATAAATGAAAACTGAGAGGGTTTATTGCAGTTTTAGGGGTCCTAGAATTGGGGAGGCTAAACAAAAGGTTCAttgcttcttctgtttttactcttctctttcacattattttttttatctggtttcatcaatattttgtaatattttaaactgcCTCTTAATTTTCCAATTTTGTGCCATTTAACAGTCCCCCACCTAATAAgtttaatataaaaagtaaTTCTGGCATCTAAGTGAAATCACCTTCAGTTCCTTAAATCCGCCACACGGTGGAGACAAAGGACAGAGATGAGCTGCTTCTTCAACTCTGCTGCGTCATGATTCCCCTTATCGTTTCGAGTTACCTGACAGCATATTAAGTacttttctcattttactttgcttttttttgcaataaaaatatgtcCATATTGTGTCCAAAGCTTCAAACAGAGTGTAACTACCTGATTAGTTTTAAGCTTTTTACACTGATCATTTTGGCCAATAATGACGCAGGGATCGCTTTTTAAattatgtcattatttttaatgtagcCACCATATATTTGTCTCTCACAACAAATGTAAAAGTGTTGGATCCCATTACCTAATAGTgagaatgctgattcagcattcaaattaaagttttttttgtacatttttttacgATCTGAGTACTTCTGCATAGTTTGTAGTAATTATAGCCATTCgtgtatcaaaacgttcagcccattcaggagatgggtgtttttttttgtaacttttatatttaaaaaaaatatttaccctTAATTGCaaatatcccccccccccagaaaaacactgagattaatttgagtttttatgtagagttttgctgcttttagctagtgttttagtACTTTCAGCTTTAACCAGCTTGTTCGGTCAATTTcgcagaaaatgtaatttctctagtTTCCACATTTTCTTAAATAGAATTGTTAACGGAGTTCGGATAATCGGGGCTGTTATTACCCGGTCACGGTGCCTCCAggaatttttattatttcaaatctGACCTCACTTTTTACACAGAGCGTGAAGGTGGGGGGTCTGACGCACACTCCCCCCTCCctcacgcacgcacgcacacgcgCACCCCCTTGCGGTGTTTTCCGGGATCACGCCTCTGCTTCCACCCGGGATccacgcagcagcagcagcagcggcggacACAGATATGGCTGATCATCACCGGACGGGACGGCGCTGCTCGTGAGCGACAGTTGACCCAAAATAATGGTTCACTCCGGGCTGACAGCGCGCTCCGTCGGGCGACGGGACACGGCGACGCGTCGGGCGACCCTGGGATAAGAATCATCCGACAGGGGGCAACGGGCAACACCGTGCTCGCACACGGGGAAGTAGTTGGAGGAACTTGTCGCAGTGGCTTCATCCCACCGGATTAGCAACCAGCAGAGGAACAATAGTCTCCTGCGGCAGGCTCACCAGCAGGTCGGTGCGCTTCTCCTCGCCCTCCGCGCTGCGCTCGGAATCTACCTTTAGCGACGTCGCAGGTGTCGCCTAATGTTCGAGCCGCCCGAAACGGAACGATTCGAGCGGCGCAGCGCGGCTCGAGCGTGGGGCGATCTTTGCGGCACGAGCGCGGCTCCGGTGATTCCTCTCACGTGAATCATTCCAGGGGCGGTCTCGGACTTTCTGAACCGCTCGGGTCGCAGAGTgtaactttttatgtttgtttgtttatttgtttgttttttgtgcccCTGCCTGACTCTCCTCCTCCCGGATGTGTGCGTCAGGAAAACacggggggagagagagagaggggagctGACCGAAAGCTCCAAAGGCCCCGGGAAGGTGGAGCGATATCCCGGAGGGGAGTTTGGAGaatggagggaggagggggcaCGGGGGGGCTGGGGGCGCAGCGGTCCACTTTTCACGTCTCTAGCGCGCGGGGAGGATCATTTAGCGCTAAATTATTTATGCGCGCCTCGCTGCGGGGTGCCCGGCTCGGATATGATGCGCGTGATGCGTCAAAACCATCATTAAACGTGAACAGCGTATCTTCTTGGACCTGAACTACAACTTCCTTTTCAAATCCTTAAAGGCCCAGATTGGTTTAATGgcaactgtatttaaaaaaaaaacaaaaatggttttgtgttcttgtgtctgttagcaaaatatcacctGAAACACTGGacgaattttgatgaaactcgaTGAAAGCGGTTGTTATTTGTACacctacagctgaataactttggagtcaagatggctgccacagccagatgaccttaaaaaaaaccccaacaacacaaaatggctacagttcagtcagttctgcagatgttgagctaacttttggcgtggtagtagctgagacgaatcccaaacacacatcctGAGGGCTAACAGGTCGCGCaagattgtttgtttaaaattttgctgtGAACTATTTGGGGTCCACTCTGTCTGCCTGTTCGCGAAATATCTCGTGAGCCATTgcgcagattttaaagaaactatcAGGAAAccatcactggatgtacctctacaactgattaagttttggagccaaccccagttcaagatggccggtACAGCCGCCTGACCTTGGAAAACATAAGAACgactttaattcagtcagttctacagatactgagccagAAGTTGTCGTAGTGGTAGCTGAGGGTCGCTcactgcacaagatctttgtgtGAAACTTTTGGCACTGACCTTTGGAGTccaccttgtttgtctgttagcaaaatatctcatgaaccactgggcagattttaatgaaactttcagaaggtaatcactgaaGATGCATTTGCAActgatcaacctttggagtcagtccagttcaagatggccaccacagctaaaatctgactcggtagtagctgagagtcgttcttAACACATACGTGAAATCTTGCTTTATCATATGAGGTTgcctttaatgtatttttttcccccaatgtttgatcaaaatggctacaactccatcattctTCAGTCTGAAGTTCAGGTCTGAAAGATGGCGGGCAATATACGCTTTTTTTAATGAGGGTTTTACAAGACCGTTTTAGTTGCCTAAATGGCCCAGAGTTTTTTCTGCAGTGAGAAGCAGGAATCAATAAATGAAccatgtctgatttttttttttaattaattaatttcttaCTTCAGAGAAGTATCTCACTGGTCAGTTCTGGGATAGTAAAAAGCCTCCTTAACCGCAGGAGGCTTCTGTAATTTCTGTCATAGAGAAACGAGAGGCACCTTCGTGAATGATGAGTGCAAACACAGAGGATTTTCCTCAAGACCCAAGAGACCAGATCAAAACAAGCTAGATTAGTTTGTGGAAGAAACCGTCTGAGAATGGAAGACTGAAACCAAAATGAATCCGTATCAAGATCCAGAGCACGTCTTCTGTCAAACGTGGTGGCGGTGCGACGGTACGATACGGTACGATACGTAAACCTGCAAGTAGAGCCAGTTTGAGAACtgcctttgtgtgtctgttagcaaaatatctcatgaaccagtgaatggactaataataaaactctcaggaagtaatcattgcgTGCGcaactacagctgatttaatgtttgaagtcacaccgatttaagatggctgccaaaactAACCGACcctagaaaagtaaaaaaatggctcagtcagttttacagatattgagggaGCCGTGGGAGTGGTAGTAGCAGAacgtcatccccatcacatattTGAGTGCTTGCAGATCAGGCAAGACTTTTGTCTAAAACTTAAGCATTTAAGGCGGCAGACGGtgcacattccttcaaggaatgctggttttatttgaagACATTACAGCTGATGGAAGTATCGTATGATTTGTTTTGGCCGGTTGTTCTTTCCTCTCTTTCCATTACTTCTCCTCCTGGACGTTTACATCTCGACGGAGGCGACGCAGAGGAGAAGTCACCGGGTTTGTTCAGAGAAGACTGGACTGTTGCTGGGATTATCCGGTTacgtgtgcatttgtgtgtgggATTCTGAAGTTGGGTTGATTGTGCGCATTACTCATGCATccccaggctgctgctgctgctgggcgAAAAAGCAGTGCTCGGAGTGCCTCCTCTCCTCCGCTCTGCCACATTGCATGTGTGTGCAGGCATGCGTGTGATTCGTGTGTTGGTGAACTGCAGGAAAATGCAGGTttggagggaggggagggagaaaaaaaaaggaaagaggagaaagaaaggtGAAGGATTGGAGGTTTTAGGAgggaaaaacaaattcaagcatgattgaaaaatgtgaaaaacatcCTTGAAAACAAATGGTGCAAGGACATTAGTTCATCTGTAATGTCACTGGATCTTTTgagtgtatgggtgtgtgtgtgtgtgtgtgtgtgacctcaGGTCCactcattgttttcttttcaaaagagATATAATTAGGGGAGGAATCCCTCTGCCC
Protein-coding regions in this window:
- the LOC108235173 gene encoding secreted frizzled-related protein 2; this encodes MSSRSVTLLFLLLLAGPSATLASPGRGRTGLEGHIRTEGRVRSGLKNKGGDKASPDSRRETQIGDTRAFPPGVTAEEDGEAWREVGTSSNFRSTFSFSDGRQWEPRISSRCVPIPLGMALCQNIGYDTMRMPNLLGHESSAEAVQQSTSWLPLLARECHPDARIFLCSLFAPICLDRFISPCRSLCESVRDSCAPIMSCYGYPWPEILRCDQYPADHLVCISSVTNITVHPGVRRVPQASCRDCELEEGSSSKDTLETFCRSDFVVKLRLIRLKYSPVSLSQFSLATKLDVLKYGPLFGAQVRSRIELWLERDATCVQNMIRRHPRGGTFLVTGTVHGEHLVVNKAYAWQRRDKNLMAAARKWKTHRCRN